In Mixophyes fleayi isolate aMixFle1 chromosome 4, aMixFle1.hap1, whole genome shotgun sequence, the following proteins share a genomic window:
- the CNOT8 gene encoding CCR4-NOT transcription complex subunit 8, which translates to MPAAVVDNSQVICEVWAINLEEEMRKIRELVRTYGYIAMDTEFPGVVVRPIGEFRSTIDYQYQLLRCNVDLLKIIQLGLTFMNEKGEYPPGTNTWQFNFKFNLTEDMYSQDSIDLLANSGLQFQKHEEEGIDTLTFAELLMTSGVVLCDNVKWLSFHSGYDFGYMVKLLTDSRLPEEEHEFFHILNLFFPSIYDVKYLMKSCKNLKGGLQEVADQLDLQRIGRQHQAGSDSLLTGMAFFRMKELFFEDHIDDAKYCGRLYGLGTGVAPKSSEEAEEKINIMSLINNGQQ; encoded by the exons ATGCCAGCCGCTGTGGTGGACAATAGCCAAGTGATATGTGAGGTATGGGCAATCAACCTGGAGGAGGAGATGCGCAAAATCAGAGAGCTTGTCCGCACTTATGGATATATAGCAATG GACACAGAGTTTCCCGGCGTAGTTGTGAGGCCGATCGGGGAGTTTCGAAGCACTATAGACTACCAGTACCAGCTGCTGCGCTGTAATGTGGACCTACTAAAGATTATACAGCTGGGGCTCACATTTATGAATGAGAAGGGAGAATACCCAcccggcacaaacacatggcaattTAACTTCAAGTTTAACCTCAC AGAGGATATGTATTCTCAAGACTCAATTGATCTATTGGCAAATTCCGGCCTTCAGTTCCAGAAGCATGAAGAGGAAGGTATCGACACGCTGACATTTGCTGAGCTGCTCATGACGTCCGGAGTGGTTCTATGTGATAATGTGAAGTGGCTGTCATTCCACAG CGGCTATGATTTTGGATATATGGTGAAACTTCTAACAGACTCGCGGCTCCCAGAGGAGGAACACGAGTTCTTCCATATTTTGAATCTCTTCTTCCCGTCAATCTACGATGTCAAATATCTGATGAAGAGCTGCAAAAATCTTAAG GGTGGTCTGCAGGAGGTTGCTGATCAGCTGGACCTCCAAAGGATCGGTAGACAGCACCAAGCAGGTTCTGACTCTCTGCTGACCGGCATGGCTTTCTTCCGGATGAAAGAG CTGTTTTTTGAGGACCACATTGATGATGCCAAATATTGCGGACGTCTTTATGGGCTGGGAACAGGAGTGGCGCCAAAGTCCAGCGAGGAAGCAGAGGAGAAAATAAACATCATGTCTCTCATCAACAACGGACAACAATGA